The DNA region ATCTCAGTAAAGACATTCCTGAAGCTAGCATAGTGGTGTCCCCACTCCTGATCAGTATTTGTATGTGTGATGTCCAAGTGGTTGGGAATAATGTTGTTTTTTGAAATATCTGATCCGATTGACAATAAAGTTTTGTATTTTGTACTGTATTGTAGGTCAGAGGTCATAGGATCAGCAGGAAACAGAAAGCACATCCTCCTATTGGCCACCACGCGGACAGGCTCCTCCTTCGTGGGCGAGTTCTTCAACCAGCAGGGAGACAACATGTTCTACCTGTTCGAGCCGCTGTGGCACGTGGAGAGGTCGCTGACATTAGAGAGCGGCGGGACCAACGCCACAGCCGCCGCCCGGGCCTACCGGGAAGTCCTCCAGGGGCTCTTCCTGTGTGACTTCacccctctggagagctttattGACCCACTTCCTGTAGACCACGTCACCTCAGCCCTGTTCAGGAGAGAATCTAGCAGCTCTCTCTGTGAGGAGTCCGTCTGTAGCCCGTTCGTTAAGAAGGTCTTTGAACGCTACCATTGCCGGACTAGGAAGTGTGGTCCCCTCAACCTGACCACGGCGTCCGAGTCATGCCAGCAGAAGGAGCACAGGGCCATTAAATCCGTCCGGGTGCGCCAGCTGGAGACCCTGAGACCCCTCGCCGAGGACCCTCGTCTAGATATCAAGTTCATCCAGCTGGTGAGGGACCCCAGGGCGGTTCTGGCCTCCCGCATGGTGGCCTTCTCCGCCAAGTACAACAACTGGAAGAAGTGGGCAGTGGACGGAGACGTGCCCATTGACGACGACGAGGTGAGGAAGCTGAAAGGCAACTGCGACAACATCAGGCTGTCTGCGGAGGTCGGCCTGAGGCAGCCGTCTTGGCTGAGGCGGAGGTACATGCTAGTACGGTACGAGGATATCGCTAGATTCCCTATGAGGAAGGCAGCGGAGATGTACAAGTTCACCGGGATCCCGTTCACTCCTCAGGTGAAAGACTGGGTGTTAAAGAACACCCAGGCTTCCAATGAAGCTAGTGGAGTGTATTCAACGCAGAAGAACTCCTCCGAGCAAGTGGAGAAATGGAGGTTCGGCATACCGTACAAACTAGCCCAGGTGGTGCAGAGGGTTTGTGGACCCACGATGAAACTGTTTGGGTACAAGTTTGTGAACAGCGAGGCGATGCTGACGGACAAGTCTATCAGTTTGATCGAAGAAAAGATTTTCATACAAAACTTTTCATAGACATTTTACAGTAACTCTGAACTCTGCTCATCAGACAAAGTGGACCAACAGATACGATTATGAAGCGATAGTTGTGAGGATATTTATTGGGGACTGTACTAGTATACAACAGAGTAATGTATAAGACACTTTATAGATCCATATTATATGTTACACTCCAGGGTGTAGAAGGAAATACACATTTTTGTGTGTAATAAAAAGGAACGAATACAAAAACGAGTACTACCTTTTAACTTTTTACGGGGACATTTAACAAAAGAAAACCCTTGTTACATGAGTACTACATGGTAGAAAACACTTGTTATACGAGTACTACATGGTAGAAAACCCCTTGTTATATGAGTACTACGTGGTAGAAATCCCTTGTTACATGAGTACTACACGGTAGAAAACACTTGTTATACGAGTACTACATGGTAGAAAACCCCTTGTTATATGAGTACTACGTGGTAGAAATCCCTTGTTACATGAGTACTACGTGGTAGAAATCCCTTGTTACATGAGTACTACGTGGTAGAAATCCCTTGTTATATGAGTACTACATGGTAGAAATCCCTTGGTACATGAGTACTACATGGTAGAAAACACTTGTTATATGAGTACTACATGGTAGAAAACACCTTTTCACCCCAAGTAATTCAAGCTTTTTAAATCTGGTTTTAGGGTGGCCAAGCTTGAGTCCTTGAACAGTTTCCCCGTTGAAGTGTATTTGTTGTTCTGTCAAGCCACGGGTTAATAACAGTAGCTGATTTTGAACTGAGCTGTAGAGAAGGGAATTAAATGACTGGCTTTGCTCGGTGTGTGTGGAAAGCAAGACAGTGGCAGGACATTGCAATGTTTTGGTCTTGTATGTTCTATAGCATTTACCTATAAAGAAGGGATGTTCTTTTTCATGttaatttaatattttattttatttgtgttgAGATTGAGAGATTATGGCCATGGCATTTGCACATGCTACATAGATGGATAGTTTTCTCCTCGCTAACTGTTGGGACCCCTTacttccagacctgggttcaaatagtagtAGAAATCTTTCATACGGTTTTAgcatttgctttagcctgccaGGAGTGCCACATGGGTGGGGTTTTCTGTTTTGAGATTATTCTATTGGTTAATAACaccagctaaagtatttgaaatgattttgaatactatttgaacccaggtctgcttcaTGAACACATCAGCTAGGTGAGTGAGTATCTGTACATGCATGTTGCTGTTTTGATTTTAATTGGCTGTTAGTGTTTCACGTCGTGGAAGTCGACGGTGAGCGTAGCGACTCATTCTGTAAAAACAGATGTCTTCGGTGGTCCTGTATGTACAGACAATgtgtgtcccaaaaggcaccctgttTCCCATAATGCACCATAGGGAATAGACACATACATTCCTCCTGCAGCTGGTTTGCAGAATTGTGTGAGGTTTATCAGCAGCTTTCTGTCCTTTGACACAAGTCTCCTGGCTGGTGACGATGGACGAGAAGAGGACCAGGGGACTAAAAGACTGGGtgtacg from Oncorhynchus mykiss isolate Arlee chromosome 1, USDA_OmykA_1.1, whole genome shotgun sequence includes:
- the LOC110510724 gene encoding carbohydrate sulfotransferase 3, producing the protein MRMKYTISLVFIVALVIIEKENNIISRVSDKLTPKQTPQTPLQPSNSASASALGLLKFNGSSFTTLSKLDPVFTLMKRRLENYTEQRSEVIGSAGNRKHILLLATTRTGSSFVGEFFNQQGDNMFYLFEPLWHVERSLTLESGGTNATAAARAYREVLQGLFLCDFTPLESFIDPLPVDHVTSALFRRESSSSLCEESVCSPFVKKVFERYHCRTRKCGPLNLTTASESCQQKEHRAIKSVRVRQLETLRPLAEDPRLDIKFIQLVRDPRAVLASRMVAFSAKYNNWKKWAVDGDVPIDDDEVRKLKGNCDNIRLSAEVGLRQPSWLRRRYMLVRYEDIARFPMRKAAEMYKFTGIPFTPQVKDWVLKNTQASNEASGVYSTQKNSSEQVEKWRFGIPYKLAQVVQRVCGPTMKLFGYKFVNSEAMLTDKSISLIEEKIFIQNFS